A DNA window from Rossellomorea marisflavi contains the following coding sequences:
- a CDS encoding helix-turn-helix transcriptional regulator: MFKKSRVFYRLFVPFFLLGVGLVLGFCIFIYTTTYNSVEESFLKDKRDYTLQVLHNVEQKVRTIEYGFTAYSSTSSFEETFKTPFYESEFDRYQDIRKEMSYIEMLGIEGSAYNLISLDQKWGIINGSLKTLTEQELDGFKEKYVEGKTQSLFWRPDEEQIEMIMTLPIYRSEKFAMGTASIPKRSIDQIVGDKEQYVEIYNKQDELLYSNQEKDSSLTSGEFKRLKEKAANGMTMMRAKDGRTYVYALSDYNQWLYMVEVNQGEIGTIIRNTAIGLVITSLLLILLVGFISYRLAESYSKPIRKIQEKLALPRVPSKENELSLLAASIEQVVDQNELLTEDLTRQQPQLETLFVLSLFRNRLSEKEVQNRLEQFGYDVNQKVFYTAVIQMDTDFEEQGVERDLFRLAINQVVAECIPESERFIPIVLNDEMQATILVFPESEEEPERKIAQYYESIQQAVKENLHVTLSAGISAPYDAIVKSKEAVDLAKESLYYRVNVGAESIIFFSDISQMVNDATLSKFPLDLHNQLLGAVRSGEEDEAVSHMDNLIADIFKTNKNPVSIGVTLTRIINDLVQLGQLLGADFAIFDRIKPLYEEAMNAYSPDRIRKRLTEDLLKPVIRSTHDKKEQSIKSLSQKIVYIVETEFDQDLSLDQIADRLHYNPNYLSNVFKKEYGESFGDYLMNYRLQKAQRWLVETEWTVKEIAEKLQYRNSQNFIRFFKKRLDMTPGDYRKKHRH; encoded by the coding sequence ATGTTCAAGAAATCGAGAGTCTTTTATCGCCTATTCGTCCCGTTCTTCCTTTTAGGAGTGGGGCTTGTCTTGGGCTTCTGTATTTTCATTTATACAACCACCTACAATTCGGTGGAGGAATCATTCCTGAAGGACAAGCGTGATTATACGCTGCAGGTCCTGCATAATGTGGAGCAAAAGGTGAGAACCATCGAGTACGGTTTCACCGCCTACAGCTCGACGTCGAGCTTTGAGGAAACGTTCAAAACGCCCTTTTATGAATCGGAATTCGATCGCTATCAGGACATCCGGAAGGAAATGAGCTACATCGAAATGCTCGGAATCGAGGGGAGTGCGTACAATCTCATCAGCCTCGATCAGAAATGGGGCATCATCAACGGATCGTTGAAAACGCTTACGGAGCAAGAACTAGACGGCTTCAAGGAGAAGTATGTAGAAGGCAAGACCCAAAGCCTTTTCTGGCGTCCCGACGAGGAACAGATCGAGATGATCATGACGCTTCCCATTTACCGGAGTGAGAAGTTCGCCATGGGGACGGCGAGCATCCCGAAGCGGAGCATCGATCAGATTGTCGGTGATAAAGAGCAATACGTGGAAATCTACAATAAGCAGGATGAGCTCCTCTATTCCAATCAGGAAAAGGATAGCAGCCTCACGAGCGGAGAGTTCAAACGTCTCAAAGAAAAAGCCGCCAACGGCATGACCATGATGCGGGCAAAGGACGGGCGCACCTATGTGTATGCCCTGTCCGACTACAACCAGTGGCTCTACATGGTGGAAGTGAACCAGGGGGAAATCGGCACGATCATCCGCAATACGGCGATCGGGCTTGTGATCACTTCACTCCTCCTCATCCTCTTGGTCGGCTTCATCTCGTACCGCCTGGCAGAGTCCTACTCAAAGCCGATCAGGAAAATTCAGGAAAAACTCGCCCTTCCCCGGGTTCCATCGAAGGAAAACGAGCTTTCCCTCCTTGCCGCTTCCATTGAGCAGGTGGTGGATCAAAATGAGCTTCTCACTGAAGATCTCACCAGGCAACAGCCGCAGCTCGAGACCCTGTTCGTCCTTAGTCTGTTCCGGAACCGCCTGTCGGAGAAAGAAGTGCAGAACCGCCTGGAACAATTCGGCTATGATGTGAATCAGAAGGTCTTCTACACAGCGGTGATCCAGATGGACACAGATTTTGAAGAGCAGGGAGTGGAACGGGATCTCTTCCGCCTGGCCATCAATCAGGTGGTGGCAGAGTGCATCCCGGAATCGGAGCGCTTCATCCCCATCGTCCTGAATGATGAGATGCAGGCGACGATCCTCGTGTTCCCGGAATCGGAAGAAGAACCAGAGCGGAAGATCGCCCAGTACTACGAAAGCATCCAGCAGGCGGTGAAGGAAAACCTCCATGTCACCTTGAGCGCCGGAATCAGCGCCCCTTATGACGCTATCGTCAAGAGCAAGGAGGCCGTGGACCTTGCGAAAGAATCCCTGTATTATCGCGTGAACGTCGGGGCTGAATCCATCATCTTCTTCTCGGATATCTCGCAGATGGTCAATGATGCCACGCTTTCGAAGTTTCCACTGGATCTCCACAACCAGCTCCTCGGGGCGGTGCGATCGGGAGAGGAAGACGAAGCCGTGTCCCATATGGACAACCTGATCGCGGACATCTTCAAAACGAATAAAAATCCTGTCAGCATCGGTGTGACCCTGACCCGCATCATCAACGATCTCGTCCAGCTCGGGCAGCTCCTCGGGGCGGACTTCGCCATCTTCGACCGGATCAAGCCCCTTTACGAAGAGGCCATGAATGCCTACAGTCCGGACAGGATCAGGAAGCGGCTGACGGAGGATCTCCTGAAGCCGGTGATCCGTTCGACCCATGATAAAAAGGAGCAGTCCATCAAGTCCCTTTCCCAGAAGATCGTCTACATCGTGGAAACGGAGTTTGATCAGGATCTCTCCCTCGATCAGATCGCGGACCGGCTCCATTACAACCCGAATTACCTCAGCAATGTGTTTAAGAAGGAGTACGGCGAGAGCTTTGGTGATTACCTCATGAACTACCGTCTCCAGAAGGCCCAGAGGTGGCTCGTGGAAACGGAGTGGACGGTGAAGGAGATCGCCGAGAAACTTCAGTACCGCAATTCCCAGAACTTCATCCGCTTCTTCAAGAAGCGCCTCGATATGACCCCGGGCGATTACCGGAAGAAACATCGGCATTGA
- a CDS encoding carbohydrate ABC transporter permease — translation MKEPKWKRRSKSGVAFSIVNNTLLVLVALACFIPFVNVIASSFASTQEVIERKFILFPKTFSLDAYHYILSTPTLFKSLVVSIGVTGIGTLVSMVLTALMAYGLSRRYLFGRGFINFLVVFSMLFSGGMIPTFLVVKSFGLIDSYWSLILPVAINAFNLIIMRNFFQALPDSLEESAKMDGCTDFGVFMRIMLPLAMPSIATISLFYAVTYWNTYMTAILYINDSSKWPIQVLLRQIVIVSSGMQAEGSSVDVVPPAQTIKMAVIVIATVPMLVAYPFVQKYFVKGALVGSVKG, via the coding sequence ATGAAAGAGCCTAAATGGAAGCGGCGTTCAAAAAGCGGGGTTGCTTTCTCCATCGTGAACAACACGCTGCTTGTTCTCGTCGCACTTGCTTGCTTCATTCCGTTCGTGAACGTCATCGCCAGTTCATTCGCATCGACACAAGAAGTGATCGAAAGGAAATTCATCTTATTCCCGAAAACCTTTTCACTCGATGCCTACCATTACATACTGTCCACCCCCACCCTCTTCAAATCACTTGTCGTATCGATCGGGGTGACGGGGATCGGGACCCTGGTCAGCATGGTCCTCACAGCCCTCATGGCATATGGGCTGTCGAGACGCTACTTGTTCGGCAGGGGGTTCATCAACTTCCTCGTCGTATTCTCCATGCTTTTCAGCGGCGGGATGATCCCGACGTTCCTGGTGGTGAAAAGCTTCGGACTCATTGATTCCTACTGGTCTCTCATTCTGCCTGTCGCCATCAATGCCTTTAACCTCATCATCATGAGGAACTTCTTCCAAGCGCTTCCCGACAGTCTGGAGGAGTCGGCGAAGATGGATGGATGCACGGATTTCGGTGTGTTCATGCGGATCATGCTGCCGCTTGCCATGCCGTCGATCGCGACGATTTCACTCTTTTATGCCGTCACATACTGGAATACGTATATGACTGCCATCCTCTATATCAATGATTCATCGAAATGGCCGATCCAGGTGCTCCTGCGCCAGATCGTCATCGTCTCAAGTGGGATGCAGGCAGAAGGGTCGTCCGTTGACGTTGTGCCCCCTGCCCAGACGATCAAGATGGCCGTCATCGTGATCGCCACGGTGCCGATGCTGGTTGCCTACCCATTCGTCCAGAAGTACTTTGTCAAAGGGGCCCTTGTCGGTTCCGTGAAGGGATAA